A genomic window from Candidatus Tumulicola sp. includes:
- a CDS encoding alcohol dehydrogenase has protein sequence MAKMRALQVAQPGGPFELVERDVPQPNVGQVRIKVQACGICHSDSLTKEGHWPGIQYPRVPGHEIAGIIDAIGPGVIGWSAGQRVGVGWHGGHCGHCDSCRRGDFVTCQVAAQVPGISYDGGYADHVIAPAGALALIPDELTPAEAAPLMCAGVTTYNSLRNSGARAGDVVAILGVGGLGHLGIQFAANMGFHTVAIARGPDKEPLAKKLGAQLYIDSQARDVAAELRKLGGAKVILATVTSGKAMTAVLGGLGINGKLIIVGAAPDPLEIPPLLLIGGRRAIAGWPSGSSIDSQDTMAFSVLKGIRSMNEVFPLERAAEAYDRMMSGKARFRVVLTTKN, from the coding sequence ATGGCCAAGATGCGCGCGCTTCAGGTCGCACAACCCGGTGGACCTTTTGAATTGGTGGAGCGCGATGTTCCGCAGCCGAACGTCGGGCAAGTGCGAATCAAGGTCCAAGCCTGCGGGATCTGTCATAGCGACTCGCTCACCAAGGAGGGCCACTGGCCGGGCATTCAGTATCCGCGGGTTCCCGGACATGAGATCGCAGGCATCATCGATGCCATAGGCCCGGGCGTCATCGGGTGGAGCGCAGGCCAACGCGTCGGGGTTGGGTGGCACGGCGGTCACTGCGGCCATTGTGATTCTTGCCGGCGCGGTGACTTTGTCACCTGCCAAGTGGCCGCCCAAGTGCCGGGCATTTCTTACGATGGCGGCTACGCGGATCACGTCATAGCTCCAGCCGGTGCGCTCGCACTCATTCCTGACGAGCTTACCCCCGCAGAGGCGGCGCCGCTCATGTGCGCCGGCGTCACCACGTACAACTCATTGCGGAACAGCGGCGCACGCGCAGGCGATGTGGTCGCGATTCTCGGCGTTGGCGGACTCGGCCATTTAGGCATACAGTTCGCCGCCAACATGGGCTTTCACACCGTCGCTATCGCTCGGGGCCCAGATAAGGAGCCCTTGGCCAAGAAACTGGGCGCTCAGCTTTACATCGATAGCCAGGCACGCGACGTTGCGGCCGAACTGCGCAAACTCGGCGGTGCGAAAGTCATCCTGGCGACCGTCACCAGTGGGAAGGCCATGACGGCAGTGCTGGGTGGTCTAGGGATCAATGGAAAGCTTATCATCGTCGGTGCCGCACCCGATCCGCTTGAAATACCCCCACTCTTATTGATCGGAGGACGTCGCGCGATCGCGGGCTGGCCATCCGGATCGTCAATAGACTCGCAGGATACAATGGCTTTCAGCGTGCTGAAGGGCATTCGGTCCATGAACGAGGTGTTTCCGCTAGAACGCGCGGCGGAAGCGTACGATCGCATGATGAGCGGTAAGGCACGCTTCCGCGTCGTACTCACAACGAAGAACTAG
- a CDS encoding nuclear transport factor 2 family protein: protein MMKYMARALSLFAIGAIIALSSLRPVAAQTKDPSSAMMAPVYAAVIGETGAVEMLTNAYTSDPIIVDEFAPYEWSGPNAVRQYASDLRAWLRAGGLKSVHVTFDAVRFWDAKGDRAWITVPATFSFTINGKLGSESGTFAIVLVRINGAWKVKSSSWTTTSFASER from the coding sequence ATGATGAAGTATATGGCGCGTGCGCTGTCGCTATTCGCGATCGGCGCGATCATCGCGCTTTCCTCGCTGCGGCCGGTCGCGGCCCAAACCAAAGATCCCAGCAGCGCGATGATGGCGCCCGTCTATGCAGCTGTGATCGGCGAAACGGGCGCGGTCGAGATGTTGACGAACGCGTACACATCTGACCCTATTATCGTCGACGAGTTCGCACCCTATGAATGGAGCGGCCCGAACGCGGTCCGCCAGTACGCGTCGGATCTACGCGCCTGGTTGCGCGCCGGCGGTCTCAAGAGCGTGCATGTCACGTTCGATGCGGTCCGCTTCTGGGACGCCAAGGGCGATCGCGCGTGGATAACGGTGCCGGCGACGTTTTCCTTTACGATAAACGGTAAGCTGGGCAGCGAGAGCGGCACGTTTGCGATTGTGCTTGTCAGGATCAACGGCGCCTGGAAGGTCAAGTCGTCCTCGTGGACCACCACGTCCTTCGCCTCGGAGCGGTAG